A region from the Thermoplasmata archaeon genome encodes:
- a CDS encoding 50S ribosomal protein L14, with protein sequence MKGIAGNQTRGLQNGSQLDVIDNTGAKVIEIITVPGYHGTARRVPSAGVGDLVIASVKKGTPAMRRQIVFAVIVRQRRPIRRPDGTMVFFEDNAAVITTDTGEVKGTDIKGPVAREAAERWPRVSATASTII encoded by the coding sequence ATGAAGGGAATTGCCGGAAACCAGACAAGAGGACTTCAGAACGGATCCCAGCTCGATGTCATCGACAACACGGGAGCAAAGGTAATCGAGATCATCACGGTCCCCGGTTACCACGGAACAGCAAGGAGGGTCCCCAGCGCAGGCGTCGGGGATCTCGTAATCGCATCGGTTAAGAAGGGAACACCTGCCATGAGGAGACAGATCGTATTCGCGGTCATCGTCCGTCAGAGGCGCCCCATCAGGAGACCCGATGGAACCATGGTCTTCTTCGAGGACAACGCGGCCGTCATCACGACCGACACCGGAGAAGTCAAGGGAACAGACATCAAAGGCCCTGTAGCGAGAGAGGCAGCCGAGAGGTGGCCCCGTGTGTCCGCTACCGCGAGCACTATCATCTGA
- a CDS encoding 50S ribosomal protein L19e yields the protein MSDLKNQRRMAAEILKCGENRVWMNPDKLEEIEDCITRADVRTAIASGLIKAKPKNGTSKGRIRYVQGQKASGKRKGPGSRKGTANARVRDKERWMATIRPIRDELKTLRADGKITPSVYRLYYRKAKGGMFKSRRHLKQHMIAAGHLKEEI from the coding sequence ATGTCCGATCTGAAGAACCAGAGAAGAATGGCCGCAGAAATCCTGAAGTGCGGTGAGAACAGGGTCTGGATGAACCCGGACAAACTCGAGGAGATCGAGGACTGCATCACCCGCGCAGACGTCCGCACAGCTATCGCATCCGGTCTGATCAAGGCCAAGCCCAAGAATGGAACATCCAAGGGAAGGATAAGATACGTGCAGGGACAGAAGGCCAGCGGAAAGAGGAAGGGACCCGGATCCAGGAAGGGAACGGCGAACGCCCGTGTCCGCGACAAGGAGCGCTGGATGGCGACCATCAGGCCCATCCGTGACGAGCTGAAGACCCTCAGGGCTGACGGCAAGATCACACCCTCCGTGTACAGGCTCTACTACAGGAAGGCCAAGGGAGGAATGTTCAAGTCCCGCAGGCACCTTAAGCAGCACATGATTGCTGCTGGACACCTCAAGGAGGAGATCTGA
- a CDS encoding 30S ribosomal protein S14, whose product MKENTQKPKKQFGRSIGCTRCGRRRGIIRRYGMHLCRQCFRDMAPELGFKKYS is encoded by the coding sequence GTGAAAGAGAACACACAGAAACCCAAGAAACAGTTCGGAAGATCCATTGGATGCACCCGCTGCGGACGCCGCAGAGGAATCATCAGGAGATACGGAATGCATCTGTGCCGCCAGTGCTTCAGGGACATGGCCCCAGAGCTTGGTTTCAAGAAGTATTCGTGA
- a CDS encoding 50S ribosomal protein L30, with the protein MKMTYCVIRVRGQPDVNYNIEYTMGLLGLNKVNNCAVIPENPSTKGMLQVIKDYCTWGEIDESTLAALIRARGKVVGDEAITDEYLKEHSEFASVYEFAKAIIENNYKMRDVEGVKPIFRLHPPVKGYEGNKRSFKNGGALGYRGEKINELVNRMI; encoded by the coding sequence ATGAAGATGACATACTGTGTTATCCGTGTCCGCGGTCAGCCCGATGTCAACTACAACATCGAGTACACCATGGGCCTCCTCGGCCTGAACAAGGTCAACAACTGTGCCGTCATCCCCGAGAACCCCTCCACAAAGGGAATGCTGCAGGTAATCAAGGATTACTGCACATGGGGAGAGATCGACGAGTCCACACTCGCCGCACTTATCCGTGCACGCGGAAAGGTCGTAGGCGACGAAGCCATCACCGACGAGTACCTCAAAGAGCACTCCGAGTTCGCTTCAGTCTACGAGTTCGCCAAGGCGATCATTGAGAACAACTACAAGATGAGGGATGTTGAGGGCGTCAAGCCCATCTTCCGTCTCCACCCTCCCGTCAAGGGATACGAGGGCAACAAGCGCTCGTTCAAGAACGGTGGAGCCCTTGGATACAGGGGAGAGAAGATCAACGAGCTCGTCAACAGGATGATCTGA
- a CDS encoding 50S ribosomal protein L5, whose protein sequence is MSTMRDLHVEKVVVNIGVGEAGERLAKAEKVLEMVTKQKPVETLSKTVNRDLGIREGMPLGCKVTLRGDAAVDFVKQALSIREMRVPEYSFDKEGNMSFGISDYTDFEGMKYDPEIGIFGMDISVVLRRPGNRITQRALLKRRIPKSHRVGRDEAIQYMKDNFQIEVVQ, encoded by the coding sequence ATGAGCACAATGAGAGATCTCCACGTGGAGAAAGTTGTTGTGAACATCGGAGTCGGAGAGGCAGGAGAGAGGCTCGCAAAGGCAGAGAAGGTCCTCGAGATGGTGACCAAGCAGAAGCCCGTCGAGACACTCTCCAAGACCGTCAACAGGGACCTCGGAATCCGTGAGGGAATGCCTCTCGGATGCAAGGTCACCCTCAGGGGCGACGCAGCCGTTGACTTCGTCAAGCAGGCTCTCTCCATCAGAGAGATGCGTGTACCCGAGTACTCCTTCGACAAGGAGGGCAACATGTCCTTCGGTATCTCCGATTACACTGACTTCGAGGGTATGAAATACGACCCCGAGATCGGAATCTTCGGAATGGATATCAGCGTCGTCCTCAGGAGACCCGGAAACAGGATCACCCAGAGGGCCCTCCTCAAGAGGAGGATCCCCAAGTCCCACCGCGTTGGACGCGATGAGGCGATCCAGTACATGAAAGACAACTTCCAGATTGAGGTGGTCCAGTGA
- a CDS encoding 30S ribosomal protein S5, which produces MTDWVPKTRLGQMVLNGEITTMSDALATKLPLREPEIVDILLPDLQDEVIDLNMVQRMTDSGRRVRFAVTCIVGNGDGFIGYGRAKGKEVGPSIKKAIDNAKLNIIEIKRGCGSWQCGCGNPHSLPFEVTGSTGSVTVTLKPAPRGVSLAVGDVAKSLLTLAGVHDAWGFARGNTKTKVNYAMATFEALKMTSRMRVTDEQAKSLNIVSGPTGIKFAETDIDAEEE; this is translated from the coding sequence ATGACTGACTGGGTTCCTAAAACAAGACTCGGACAGATGGTTCTCAACGGCGAGATCACCACAATGAGCGACGCCCTGGCGACCAAACTGCCTCTCCGTGAGCCCGAGATCGTGGACATTCTGCTCCCCGACCTGCAGGACGAAGTCATCGACCTGAACATGGTTCAGAGGATGACCGACTCCGGTAGGAGGGTCAGGTTCGCCGTTACCTGTATCGTCGGTAACGGTGACGGTTTCATCGGCTACGGAAGGGCCAAGGGAAAAGAGGTCGGACCTTCCATCAAGAAGGCTATCGACAATGCTAAGCTGAACATAATCGAGATCAAGAGGGGCTGCGGTTCCTGGCAGTGCGGTTGCGGAAACCCCCACAGCCTGCCTTTCGAGGTCACTGGATCCACCGGATCCGTCACCGTGACCCTGAAGCCCGCACCCCGCGGAGTGTCTCTCGCAGTAGGAGACGTCGCGAAGAGTCTGCTGACCCTCGCCGGTGTCCACGATGCATGGGGATTCGCCAGAGGCAACACGAAGACAAAGGTCAACTACGCGATGGCGACCTTTGAGGCTCTCAAGATGACATCCCGCATGAGGGTCACCGACGAGCAGGCGAAGTCGCTGAACATCGTTTCCGGACCTACTGGAATCAAGTTCGCCGAGACCGATATCGACGCAGAGGAGGAATGA
- a CDS encoding 50S ribosomal protein L15, whose translation MPSRTKKFRGYRTHGRGKKSGRGAGIIGGHGMAGYGKTGKIGMLKEDRNYFGRHGFKRPQCTVEANRTINVGELSEKIETFVSMGFASKEGDAYKLDLTEAGIDKLLGNGNIDFAVNVTVDSVSEKAREKIEAAGGSIAE comes from the coding sequence ATGCCAAGCAGAACCAAGAAATTCAGGGGATACAGGACACACGGACGTGGAAAGAAGTCCGGACGTGGAGCAGGTATCATCGGTGGACACGGTATGGCCGGATACGGCAAGACCGGGAAGATCGGTATGCTGAAGGAGGACAGGAACTACTTCGGGCGCCACGGTTTCAAGAGACCTCAGTGCACTGTCGAGGCGAACCGCACGATCAACGTCGGCGAACTGTCGGAGAAGATCGAGACCTTCGTCAGCATGGGATTCGCTTCCAAGGAGGGAGACGCCTACAAGCTCGACCTCACGGAAGCCGGCATCGATAAGCTGCTCGGAAACGGAAACATCGATTTCGCAGTCAATGTGACCGTAGATTCCGTATCCGAGAAGGCCCGCGAGAAGATCGAGGCAGCAGGCGGATCGATCGCTGAGTGA
- a CDS encoding DUF106 domain-containing protein encodes MANPGSPGNVQPPAMNNSSMSRMLITMLVVMAVSMITVQFRMEIGGALDYVFRILAFTDSTGTPQYPMISIMLVCTIAILITTVIRSLMQDPLEMARNQQVQSDFNRELRQARIENNLFKMKKLEEMQPQMMEASMKQSTDMMKVLPVTMVIFIPIIAWAWYFVNTGTVDDPGAYFSPTNRPIIELPWCGNVDLTGSVFLGMPLWLILYMMVTLPIGQVENRLIRLYLLKKELKRMDAEVHRAEIE; translated from the coding sequence ATGGCTAACCCAGGCAGTCCCGGAAACGTACAGCCACCTGCGATGAACAACTCATCAATGTCGAGGATGCTCATCACAATGCTGGTAGTCATGGCAGTGTCCATGATCACCGTGCAGTTCAGGATGGAAATCGGGGGCGCACTGGATTATGTGTTCAGGATTCTGGCGTTCACAGACAGCACGGGTACTCCCCAGTACCCGATGATCTCTATCATGCTTGTCTGTACGATCGCCATCCTGATCACCACCGTCATAAGGAGCCTCATGCAGGACCCTCTTGAGATGGCTAGGAACCAGCAGGTCCAGAGCGATTTCAACAGGGAACTCCGTCAGGCCAGGATAGAGAACAATCTCTTCAAGATGAAGAAGCTCGAAGAGATGCAGCCTCAGATGATGGAAGCATCGATGAAGCAGAGCACCGACATGATGAAGGTGCTCCCTGTCACCATGGTGATCTTCATCCCGATTATCGCTTGGGCATGGTACTTCGTCAACACCGGAACGGTCGACGACCCCGGTGCGTACTTCAGTCCCACGAACAGGCCGATCATTGAGCTCCCTTGGTGCGGGAACGTTGACCTCACGGGTTCAGTGTTCCTCGGTATGCCTCTTTGGCTGATCCTCTACATGATGGTAACATTGCCTATCGGACAGGTCGAGAACAGACTGATCAGACTCTATCTCCTCAAGAAGGAGCTTAAGAGGATGGATGCAGAAGTTCACAGAGCTGAGATCGAATGA
- a CDS encoding 50S ribosomal protein L32e, whose translation MTVKDFKDLRGMTDGNIEELKTIGINTVDELKAAVNDDVKVKEVIKTLSGVGPKTVANWKAAFDGEAPAKAEPAKKEPAKKEPVKEEEPETAVVEATETEYVVKKKAEIDDETADALAKRALISGRRPAFKRQEWFRYAKFKDSTWRKPKGIHSKMKRRLKRRGPIVDIGFRGPASVRGLHPTGFEEVLVYNVDNLDKIDPKKQAIRIGGTVGTKKRMAIEDRADELGIRILNRMV comes from the coding sequence ATGACCGTGAAAGATTTCAAGGATCTCCGTGGAATGACGGACGGCAACATCGAGGAGCTCAAGACCATCGGAATCAACACCGTGGACGAGCTCAAGGCAGCGGTCAACGACGATGTGAAGGTCAAGGAGGTCATCAAGACCCTGTCCGGAGTCGGACCCAAGACCGTCGCAAACTGGAAGGCAGCATTCGATGGAGAGGCTCCCGCAAAGGCAGAGCCCGCCAAGAAGGAACCCGCCAAGAAGGAACCCGTCAAGGAAGAGGAGCCCGAGACAGCAGTCGTCGAGGCAACCGAGACCGAGTACGTGGTCAAGAAGAAGGCCGAGATCGATGACGAGACCGCAGATGCACTCGCAAAGAGGGCACTGATCTCCGGAAGGAGGCCCGCATTCAAGAGGCAGGAATGGTTCAGATACGCAAAGTTCAAGGACTCGACCTGGAGGAAGCCCAAGGGAATCCACTCCAAGATGAAGAGGAGGCTCAAGAGGCGCGGACCCATCGTGGACATCGGTTTCCGTGGACCCGCATCCGTCAGGGGACTTCACCCGACTGGATTCGAAGAGGTTCTCGTCTACAACGTAGACAACCTTGACAAGATCGATCCCAAGAAGCAGGCGATCCGTATCGGCGGAACCGTCGGAACGAAGAAGAGAATGGCAATCGAGGACAGGGCCGACGAGCTCGGAATCAGGATCCTCAACAGGATGGTGTGA
- a CDS encoding 30S ribosomal protein S4e — protein MSDHMKRLAAPRSWPLKRKASVFITKQNAGAHSVEDSMAAVVVLRDMIEACDTAREAKRIIGNRELFVNGKAVKDPKAPIGFMDAVSIPKMDLYYRMFITNKGKLTLVPISKDEAAWGLYKIQDKTVVKDGKFQLNLSGGRNIVLDKNDYKCNDTLKVEYEGQKVLECYPFAAGSTVLIKEGAQSGKIKTVKEVQIIRGSAPNVVVFSDDTQTILDNCFIIGADKPAITLEASE, from the coding sequence ATGAGCGACCACATGAAGAGATTGGCAGCGCCCAGGTCATGGCCCCTGAAGAGGAAGGCAAGCGTCTTCATCACGAAGCAGAACGCAGGAGCACACTCCGTCGAGGACTCCATGGCAGCTGTCGTCGTACTCAGGGACATGATCGAAGCATGTGACACCGCCAGAGAAGCTAAGAGGATCATCGGAAACCGCGAGTTGTTCGTGAACGGCAAGGCCGTCAAGGACCCCAAGGCACCGATCGGATTCATGGACGCGGTTTCCATCCCCAAGATGGACCTTTACTACCGCATGTTCATCACCAACAAGGGAAAGCTCACACTCGTCCCCATCTCCAAGGATGAGGCAGCGTGGGGTCTCTACAAGATCCAGGACAAGACCGTCGTCAAGGACGGAAAATTCCAGCTTAACCTCAGCGGTGGAAGGAACATCGTATTGGATAAGAACGACTACAAGTGCAACGACACCCTGAAGGTGGAGTACGAGGGACAGAAGGTCCTCGAGTGCTACCCCTTCGCAGCTGGAAGCACCGTCCTGATCAAGGAAGGAGCACAGTCCGGTAAGATCAAGACCGTCAAAGAGGTCCAGATCATCCGCGGATCCGCACCCAACGTCGTTGTATTCTCCGACGACACCCAGACAATCCTGGACAACTGCTTCATCATCGGAGCAGACAAGCCCGCGATCACACTGGAGGCATCCGAATGA
- the secY gene encoding preprotein translocase subunit SecY — protein MEETQSLLYKIKPISDRLPSVKRPEGHVHFRTKMMWVVVILVIYFVMTNVYLYGLDRESMLDMFAQYRTIMAGASGSLLQLGIGPIVTASIIMQLFVGAKIIKLDLTKRDDKACYQSVLKLLVIVMIIFEAIPQVAGYLSPSDGLTSAIGGLGGRLILILQLFVGSYIIFMMDEVVSKWGIGSGISLFIAAGVAQQLFTGTFNWETVSMGTMDVPAGTIPRALYYAFTLSPDEMSSWGYESLFLGAPNPVIALVGTLLIFFVVAYLESTRIELPLSHGNARGARGRYPIKLLYASNIPVILMSALLAIVSMVALLLYSNSFLSGIPFLGHNGAIGYFEDGSTTAAAGLAWYLSAPTGLSSWLMPIVDPSTYGDGIHGPLQHIAHVLVYFTVMVMGSILFAKFWVETTNLGPEAVAKQIQKSGMQMPGFRRDPRVLKRVLERYIPTITIMSGAIVGALAAFADMIGTTGNASGTGVLLTVGIIIHFYEAMGREQMMEMNPMMRGFFGGE, from the coding sequence ATGGAAGAGACACAAAGTCTGCTCTATAAGATAAAACCGATTTCGGACAGGCTGCCCTCCGTCAAGAGGCCTGAAGGCCACGTGCACTTCAGGACGAAGATGATGTGGGTAGTGGTGATACTGGTCATCTACTTCGTAATGACCAACGTTTACCTATACGGGCTGGACCGCGAGTCCATGCTCGACATGTTCGCACAGTACAGGACTATCATGGCAGGAGCTTCCGGATCGCTACTGCAGCTCGGTATCGGACCGATCGTCACAGCTTCGATCATCATGCAGCTGTTCGTCGGTGCAAAAATCATCAAACTGGACCTCACGAAGCGCGATGACAAGGCTTGTTATCAGTCTGTCCTCAAGCTGCTGGTAATCGTGATGATCATCTTCGAGGCCATCCCGCAGGTCGCGGGATACCTCTCCCCCTCTGACGGACTCACGTCCGCCATTGGAGGACTCGGAGGAAGGCTCATCCTGATTCTCCAGCTGTTCGTGGGTTCGTATATCATCTTCATGATGGATGAGGTGGTGTCCAAGTGGGGTATCGGAAGCGGTATTTCGCTGTTCATCGCCGCAGGAGTCGCACAGCAGTTGTTCACAGGTACATTCAACTGGGAGACTGTCTCCATGGGAACAATGGATGTTCCCGCAGGAACCATCCCCAGAGCGTTGTATTATGCGTTCACGCTGTCCCCGGACGAGATGTCCTCATGGGGTTACGAGAGCCTCTTCTTGGGTGCTCCGAACCCGGTCATCGCGTTGGTAGGAACATTGCTGATCTTCTTCGTGGTCGCGTATCTCGAGTCCACACGTATCGAGTTGCCGTTATCGCACGGTAACGCGAGAGGTGCCCGCGGACGCTATCCGATCAAGCTGCTCTACGCAAGCAACATTCCCGTCATTCTGATGTCGGCATTGCTCGCTATCGTGAGCATGGTTGCATTGCTGCTCTATAGCAACAGCTTCCTCAGCGGAATCCCGTTCCTAGGACACAACGGAGCGATCGGTTACTTCGAGGATGGTTCGACCACTGCCGCGGCAGGATTGGCATGGTATCTGTCAGCACCGACAGGTCTGTCAAGTTGGCTGATGCCTATTGTTGATCCTTCGACTTATGGAGACGGTATACACGGACCGTTGCAGCACATAGCCCACGTTCTGGTGTACTTCACCGTGATGGTCATGGGTTCAATCCTGTTCGCTAAGTTCTGGGTGGAGACGACAAACCTCGGTCCCGAGGCAGTCGCGAAGCAGATCCAGAAGAGCGGTATGCAGATGCCCGGATTCCGTCGCGACCCGCGTGTACTGAAGCGTGTGCTCGAGAGGTATATCCCGACCATCACGATAATGTCCGGAGCAATAGTCGGGGCCCTTGCAGCCTTCGCCGATATGATCGGAACTACAGGAAATGCAAGCGGAACCGGAGTGCTTCTGACTGTCGGTATCATCATCCACTTCTACGAGGCCATGGGCCGCGAGCAGATGATGGAGATGAACCCCATGATGAGGGGATTCTTCGGCGGAGAGTGA
- a CDS encoding 50S ribosomal protein L24, whose translation MVSSKARTQRKAQANATAHVKRKMLSAHLSDDLREKYGRRAARVCKGDTVVVVRGNEDIRNIEGKVVNVYTKTGRVAIEGVTIKQADGTETERPIHASNLVITKLNTEDAWRMDSLSKKEAKE comes from the coding sequence ATGGTAAGCAGCAAAGCAAGGACACAGAGGAAAGCACAGGCCAACGCGACCGCACACGTCAAGAGGAAGATGCTCTCCGCACACCTCAGCGACGACCTCCGTGAGAAATACGGAAGGCGCGCAGCAAGGGTTTGCAAGGGAGACACCGTCGTCGTCGTTCGCGGAAACGAGGATATCAGGAACATCGAGGGTAAGGTCGTCAACGTCTACACCAAGACCGGACGCGTCGCAATCGAAGGCGTCACGATCAAGCAGGCAGACGGAACCGAGACCGAGCGCCCCATCCACGCATCCAACCTGGTGATCACAAAGCTGAACACCGAGGACGCATGGAGGATGGATTCACTGTCTAAGAAGGAGGCTAAAGAATGA
- a CDS encoding 50S ribosomal protein L18, whose translation MATGPRYKVAFRRRRELRTDYYTRKKLLTARETRAVVRRSNKNITIQFADFAMEGDKIIASASTKELKAMGWEYSCSSIPAAYLVGYLAGKRAVKEGIEYAVLDIGMQHVQHGGVLFATVAGMTDAGLEVPHSDDVLPEEDRLKGKHIDDGIEAAIDSIKQKMEAD comes from the coding sequence ATGGCAACAGGACCTAGATACAAAGTTGCGTTCCGCAGAAGAAGGGAACTCCGTACCGACTACTACACCCGTAAGAAGCTCCTCACAGCGAGAGAGACCAGGGCCGTCGTAAGGAGGTCCAACAAGAACATCACCATCCAGTTCGCGGATTTCGCGATGGAGGGTGACAAGATCATCGCTTCCGCATCCACAAAGGAGCTGAAGGCAATGGGATGGGAGTACTCCTGTTCATCCATTCCTGCAGCATACCTCGTCGGATACCTCGCAGGTAAGAGAGCGGTGAAAGAAGGCATCGAGTACGCAGTGCTCGACATAGGCATGCAGCACGTCCAGCACGGCGGAGTCCTCTTCGCCACAGTTGCCGGAATGACCGATGCCGGACTCGAAGTACCCCACAGCGACGACGTTCTCCCCGAGGAGGACAGGCTGAAGGGAAAGCACATTGATGACGGAATCGAGGCTGCAATCGACAGCATCAAACAGAAGATGGAGGCTGATTAA
- a CDS encoding tryptophan--tRNA ligase: protein MPEEFTVTPWEVKGEIDYDLLMQKFGTSPIDDALLDRLSGYGDLHPMLKRGIFYTHRDMLWLLNEYDKGNRFTIYTGRGPSGNTHLGHLMPWMFNKWMQDTFGVNMIFQMTNDEKFLFKDLTLEDTTSMAYQNALDFIALGFDPKKTKIIVNTKNIDKLYPVALSVAKKITFSTAKAVFGFDNSTNIGSIFFTAMQSAPAFLPSVDAGKQVPVVIPCGIDQDPHFRVCRDVAPGLGFPKPSLICCKMMPGLSGGDKMSSSDENATIYTTDTPKQVKKKVGRAFTGGCVSVEEQREKGGNPEVCAVFKYNYFMFEHSDEELNELARKCRNGEILCGECKMCLTQKINVFLEEHQDKREKAKDVIADMAYDGFEW from the coding sequence ATGCCAGAGGAATTCACCGTTACCCCATGGGAGGTCAAGGGCGAGATCGACTACGATCTTCTGATGCAGAAGTTCGGTACCAGCCCCATAGACGACGCTCTCCTGGATAGGCTGTCCGGTTATGGAGATCTGCACCCGATGCTCAAACGCGGCATCTTCTACACCCACAGGGACATGCTCTGGCTGCTCAACGAGTACGACAAGGGGAACAGGTTCACCATCTACACCGGAAGGGGACCATCCGGGAACACCCATCTCGGACACCTTATGCCCTGGATGTTCAATAAATGGATGCAGGATACATTCGGTGTCAACATGATCTTCCAGATGACGAACGATGAGAAGTTCCTGTTCAAGGACCTCACTCTGGAAGACACAACATCTATGGCCTACCAGAACGCACTCGACTTCATAGCGTTGGGATTCGATCCCAAGAAGACCAAGATCATAGTCAACACGAAGAACATAGACAAGCTGTACCCTGTGGCGCTGAGCGTGGCAAAGAAAATCACGTTCTCTACTGCGAAGGCGGTCTTCGGTTTTGACAATTCAACGAATATCGGTTCGATATTCTTCACAGCGATGCAGTCTGCACCCGCATTCCTGCCGTCGGTGGATGCCGGCAAACAGGTGCCTGTGGTCATCCCCTGCGGAATCGATCAGGACCCGCACTTCAGGGTCTGCAGGGACGTAGCTCCGGGATTGGGATTCCCCAAACCCTCCCTCATATGCTGCAAGATGATGCCGGGCCTTTCCGGAGGGGACAAGATGTCCTCATCCGACGAGAACGCCACCATTTACACCACCGACACCCCCAAGCAGGTGAAGAAGAAGGTCGGAAGGGCGTTCACCGGCGGTTGCGTCAGCGTAGAGGAGCAGAGGGAGAAGGGAGGCAATCCCGAGGTCTGCGCTGTCTTCAAGTACAATTATTTCATGTTCGAGCACAGCGACGAGGAGCTCAACGAGCTCGCTCGCAAGTGCCGCAACGGAGAGATCCTCTGCGGGGAGTGCAAGATGTGCCTCACGCAGAAGATCAACGTCTTCCTCGAGGAACATCAGGACAAGAGGGAGAAGGCGAAGGATGTCATCGCCGATATGGCGTACGATGGTTTCGAATGGTGA
- a CDS encoding 50S ribosomal protein L6, which produces MTIAGKIESTIAIPGGVSVTYDAGTMKVKGPKGELSRNFAYPNISIAVGEGEVSVSCEYPRVKDKAMVGTFVAHIKNMIVGVTEGFKYDLKIVFSHFPMKVAVKGDRVEINNYMGGHAPRYANIVKGCTVKISGQDVTVEGIDIEACGQTAANMEKATQRRGFDKRVFEDGIYIVGKSHKVRQ; this is translated from the coding sequence ATGACAATAGCAGGGAAAATCGAAAGCACCATCGCTATCCCCGGTGGGGTATCCGTCACATACGACGCAGGTACCATGAAGGTCAAAGGACCTAAGGGAGAATTAAGCAGAAACTTCGCGTACCCTAACATAAGTATTGCCGTCGGAGAGGGAGAAGTCAGCGTCAGCTGCGAGTATCCGAGAGTCAAGGACAAGGCCATGGTTGGAACCTTTGTCGCTCACATCAAGAACATGATTGTGGGTGTCACAGAGGGATTCAAGTATGACCTCAAGATCGTTTTCTCTCACTTCCCGATGAAAGTTGCAGTGAAAGGCGACCGCGTTGAGATCAACAACTACATGGGAGGCCACGCACCCCGTTACGCAAACATCGTAAAGGGATGCACCGTCAAGATCTCCGGCCAGGATGTCACCGTAGAGGGAATCGACATCGAGGCCTGCGGTCAGACTGCAGCCAACATGGAGAAGGCAACACAGAGGAGAGGCTTCGATAAGAGGGTCTTCGAGGACGGTATCTACATCGTCGGCAAATCACACAAGGTGAGACAATGA
- a CDS encoding 30S ribosomal protein S8: MQSDPLNDAMCVIKNASVNGKSDCTIEPSSKLIGRVLKVMQDAGYISQFEYVEDGKAGKFHVMLDGAINDCGVIKPRYSVKVTDVEKVEARFLPAQDFGLLIMTTTAGVITQERAKELGIGGKLLAYVY, translated from the coding sequence ATGCAGAGCGATCCACTTAATGACGCAATGTGCGTAATAAAGAACGCATCCGTCAACGGAAAGTCTGACTGTACAATCGAGCCGTCCTCCAAGCTCATCGGCCGTGTGCTGAAGGTTATGCAGGACGCAGGTTACATCAGTCAGTTCGAATACGTTGAGGATGGAAAGGCAGGCAAATTCCACGTCATGCTCGATGGAGCGATCAATGACTGTGGTGTAATCAAACCCAGGTACTCCGTCAAGGTCACCGATGTCGAGAAGGTCGAGGCAAGGTTCTTGCCCGCCCAGGACTTCGGACTCCTGATCATGACGACCACCGCAGGTGTGATCACCCAGGAGCGCGCTAAAGAGCTCGGAATCGGCGGAAAACTGTTAGCCTATGTGTATTGA